The DNA region GATGGCGAAGCGCAGGCCTTCGTCCATGGCGATCGGCATGATCAGCGTAACCTGGAGCTGAACCGTGTCGCCCGGCATCACCATCTCGGTTCCTTCCGGCAGCGTGCAGACGCCCGTGACGTCGGTC from Candidatus Limnocylindrales bacterium includes:
- a CDS encoding elongation factor Tu — encoded protein: TDVTGVCTLPEGTEMVMPGDTVQLQVTLIMPIAMDEGLRFAIREGGRTVGAGVVSKITE